One Sodalinema gerasimenkoae IPPAS B-353 DNA segment encodes these proteins:
- a CDS encoding cytochrome P450 translates to MVTLKTPKTPPKWQLLEWIFNPTGYLKRNQTKLGETFNGRLGVNFDGFVFFSHPDHIRTILSAPARCFDAGRANGILGPLVGDDSLLLLDGQAHKQQRQLLMPPFHGDRMVTYGEIITQVTRQAIDHQPQGEAFRVRSLTEEITMRVILKAVFGLNEGDQYEKMRRTMATFLDMTASPIKSSLLFFKSLQRNLGPWSPWGRFLAIREQLDALLYAEIQQRRQKSLEERDDILSLLLLARDEAGQGMSDKELRDELVTLLLAGHETTATALAWALYWVHRFDRVRDRLIEEVSALGENPDPMAVFKLPYLTAVCNETLRIYPVALVTFPRIAKEPFQVGDYQFPAESVLAPCIYLTHHREDIFPDSYSFKPERFLERQYSPYEFYPFGGGNRRCLGMALAMYELKLALATLVTEHDFSLPPQPPVKPVRRGITLAPSAGLSLVKTR, encoded by the coding sequence ATGGTTACCCTCAAGACCCCGAAAACTCCCCCAAAATGGCAACTGCTGGAGTGGATTTTCAATCCAACCGGCTACCTGAAACGGAACCAGACCAAACTGGGAGAGACCTTTAATGGCCGTCTTGGCGTGAACTTCGATGGCTTTGTCTTTTTCAGCCATCCCGACCATATTCGCACCATTCTCTCGGCCCCCGCGCGTTGCTTTGACGCGGGCCGGGCCAATGGCATTTTAGGACCCCTGGTGGGGGATGATTCCCTGCTGTTGCTCGACGGACAAGCACATAAACAGCAACGCCAGTTATTGATGCCCCCCTTTCATGGCGATCGCATGGTGACCTATGGCGAGATTATCACCCAGGTCACGCGTCAGGCCATTGACCACCAACCTCAGGGAGAGGCATTTCGGGTGCGATCGCTCACTGAAGAAATTACCATGCGCGTCATCCTCAAAGCGGTCTTTGGCTTAAACGAGGGAGACCAATATGAAAAGATGCGGCGCACCATGGCCACCTTTTTAGACATGACTGCCTCCCCGATTAAATCTAGCTTGCTGTTCTTCAAATCCCTACAACGGAATTTAGGGCCTTGGAGTCCCTGGGGGCGCTTTCTCGCTATCCGCGAGCAGTTAGACGCACTCCTCTACGCCGAAATCCAACAGCGTCGCCAAAAGTCCCTAGAGGAGCGCGACGATATCCTGAGTTTGCTGCTATTGGCCCGGGATGAAGCCGGTCAGGGAATGAGTGATAAGGAACTGCGCGATGAACTGGTGACCCTACTCCTGGCCGGTCATGAAACCACCGCCACCGCTCTGGCTTGGGCCTTGTACTGGGTGCATCGCTTTGACAGGGTTCGCGATCGCCTCATCGAAGAAGTCTCGGCCCTGGGCGAAAACCCAGACCCGATGGCAGTCTTTAAGTTGCCCTATCTCACCGCCGTTTGCAACGAAACCCTGCGCATCTATCCCGTGGCCCTGGTCACTTTCCCGCGCATCGCCAAGGAACCCTTCCAGGTGGGGGACTACCAATTTCCCGCCGAAAGCGTCCTGGCCCCTTGTATCTACCTCACCCACCATCGGGAAGATATTTTCCCCGACTCCTACAGCTTCAAGCCAGAACGCTTCCTAGAGCGTCAATACTCCCCCTATGAGTTCTATCCCTTTGGCGGTGGGAATCGTCGCTGTTTGGGCATGGCCCTGGCCATGTATGAACTCAAACTGGCCCTAGCGACTCTGGTCACTGAACATGACTTTAGCCTGCCCCCACAGCCGCCCGTGAAGCCGGTACGACGAGGAATTACCCTCGCCCCCTCGGCGGGACTTTCCCTAGTCAAAACCCGTTAA
- a CDS encoding CBS domain-containing protein: MVKRVADVMSHDPIVVTPETPIQEAIQIIAERRISGLPVVNDQGKLVGMLSETDLMWRETGATPPAYITILDSVIYLENPKHYEQQLHKVLGQTVQDVMSKGHMFTTTPECALRDAARLMHEKKVHRLPVLGEDNHVVGILSRGDIIRAMASSDAEA, encoded by the coding sequence ATGGTTAAACGTGTTGCGGATGTGATGAGTCACGATCCGATCGTCGTCACCCCTGAGACTCCCATTCAAGAGGCCATTCAAATCATTGCTGAACGTCGCATCAGCGGCTTACCGGTGGTGAATGACCAGGGTAAGCTGGTGGGAATGCTCTCGGAAACCGATTTGATGTGGCGCGAAACCGGGGCCACTCCTCCGGCCTATATCACCATTCTCGATAGTGTGATTTATCTGGAGAACCCCAAACATTATGAGCAACAACTGCACAAGGTTCTCGGACAGACGGTGCAGGATGTGATGAGTAAAGGACATATGTTCACCACGACTCCCGAATGCGCCTTACGAGACGCGGCCCGGTTAATGCACGAGAAAAAAGTGCATCGTCTGCCGGTTCTTGGGGAGGACAATCACGTGGTGGGGATTCTCTCCCGAGGCGATATCATCCGCGCCATGGCCAGTTCGGACGCTGAGGCCTAA
- a CDS encoding (2Fe-2S) ferredoxin domain-containing protein — protein sequence MTDAQTNPLSRQIPCIYVCQNRSCELNGSAKTLKAFQDANPKGVVVQGCGCLGQCSTGPSVRVTQDETWYWQVQPEDVPKILEQHLQGGEPVQEKLNTRIHLQFNF from the coding sequence ATGACTGACGCGCAAACCAATCCCCTGTCGCGGCAAATTCCCTGTATCTATGTCTGTCAGAACCGCTCCTGCGAACTCAATGGTTCCGCCAAAACCCTCAAAGCCTTCCAAGATGCCAATCCCAAGGGCGTTGTCGTACAAGGGTGCGGTTGTCTAGGACAATGTAGTACGGGGCCATCAGTCCGGGTTACCCAAGATGAAACCTGGTATTGGCAAGTTCAACCCGAAGATGTTCCCAAAATCCTAGAGCAACATCTCCAAGGAGGGGAACCGGTTCAGGAAAAACTCAATACCCGCATTCACCTTCAGTTTAATTTTTAA
- a CDS encoding ChaN family lipoprotein gives MRSPTLRLSACLLGLWLCWGTPTWAQVLREPTQEEVLSPDDLLTRLEGVQVLYLGEVHNRPEDQAAQREILQRWYEQNPQLAIGLEMFERPQQAYIDQYLAGEISEAEFLELTEFETRWGFPWEAYAPILRFAKAHNLPVLALNAPIEAIREVARGGFGNLSPQRLSDLPPVEEFDLDNAAYRQRLREIFDGYHQGHGSSDGFETFFKAQILWDETMSYHVAQFLQTHPERAMVVIAGQGHILYGDGIPSRVQRRLQDVEQLSLVFDPDPDLASTPERPLADIIWHHEDLHEDLEENSDPENSPN, from the coding sequence ATGCGATCGCCAACCCTTAGATTGTCTGCCTGTTTGTTGGGCCTATGGCTCTGTTGGGGAACTCCCACCTGGGCGCAAGTTCTCAGAGAACCCACTCAGGAGGAGGTTCTCAGCCCCGATGATTTGTTGACTCGCTTAGAGGGAGTACAAGTCCTCTATCTCGGGGAAGTCCACAATCGCCCGGAGGATCAGGCCGCTCAACGAGAGATTCTGCAACGGTGGTATGAGCAAAACCCACAACTGGCGATCGGCTTGGAGATGTTTGAACGGCCGCAACAAGCCTATATTGACCAATATCTTGCCGGAGAGATTAGCGAAGCGGAATTTCTGGAACTGACGGAATTTGAAACGCGCTGGGGTTTTCCCTGGGAAGCCTACGCCCCCATTTTGCGCTTCGCCAAAGCCCATAATCTACCGGTGTTGGCCTTAAATGCGCCCATCGAAGCCATACGGGAGGTGGCCCGAGGGGGATTTGGCAATCTCTCCCCGCAACGGTTGTCGGATCTGCCCCCAGTCGAAGAGTTCGACCTCGATAACGCCGCCTATCGTCAACGACTGCGGGAGATTTTCGATGGTTATCATCAGGGCCATGGCTCCAGTGACGGCTTTGAAACCTTTTTTAAGGCTCAAATCCTTTGGGATGAAACCATGAGCTACCATGTAGCCCAGTTTTTGCAAACTCACCCCGAACGGGCCATGGTCGTCATCGCTGGACAGGGCCATATTCTCTATGGGGATGGCATTCCCAGTCGGGTTCAACGTCGTCTGCAAGATGTCGAACAACTCTCGCTAGTGTTTGACCCCGATCCTGACCTCGCCTCCACTCCAGAGCGTCCCTTGGCCGATATCATCTGGCACCACGAGGACCTACACGAGGACCTAGAAGAGAACTCAGACCCTGAAAACAGCCCAAATTAA